A single genomic interval of Lynx canadensis isolate LIC74 chromosome A2, mLynCan4.pri.v2, whole genome shotgun sequence harbors:
- the TTLL3 gene encoding tubulin monoglycylase TTLL3 isoform X3, whose amino-acid sequence MQGPGASLLLSVGELGAAPRSSAAWFCREGGPVCSWRRKPQSTESRTRTSAPWPCAHHTEFQPPEKPPGPGPASARPEGARAGRKRGARSPAAARGLSRAFELPAYGIHAQSTEDLCRFRSPHTSALDDAQSQEDEARCGLPILVGGGGEDEMTWGSLVLWQGFSKASHHMGRLRNARIHVERAVKQKKIFMIQGRYPVIRCLLRRRGWVEKKMVHHSGTTLPPPQKDLDSSVMEDEDEDEAFRPPQLFDFDDVLEFDDLDGTHALMSRMVRNEIPYFIWTTRRDVLDCQILSKDQMINHYARAGSFTTKVGLCLNLRNLPWFDEADADSFFPRCYRLGAEDDKKAFIEDFWLTAARNVLKLVVKSEWKSFSIQAEEEEAPGDKQPKKQEKKPATVSPEFVDEALCACEEHLSNLAHMDIDKGLEAPLYLSPEGWSLFLQRYYQVVHEGAELRHLDTQIQRCEDILQQLRAVVPQIDMEGDRNVWIVKPGAKSRGRGIMCMDHLEEMLKLVDGNPMMMKDGKWVVQKYIERPLLIFGTKFDLRQWFLVTDWNPLTVWFYRDSYIRFSTQPFSLKNLDNSVHLCNNSIQKHLENSCHRHPLLPSDNMWSSQKFQAHLQEMGAPNAWSTIIVPGMKAAVIHALQTSQDTVQCRKASFELYGADFVFGEDFQPWLIEINASPTMAPSTAVTARLCAGVQADTLRVVIDRRLDRNCDTGAFELIYKQPAVEVPQYVGIRLLVEGSTIKKPLAMCHRQMGVRPALPHLLTQRASGEGKDLGTVTHRSAPRKVAGARSLGHTEKPDSTATTSAPGKGKKGKAKCASALVYPNLRKWEPPSTRMGCIFTMTFASGDRQPHPLNRLPLSLKNPQALAPYHFPSLHTKAGLPSHVLRSQGRVLRLQRSKLVGSKALSTTGKALMTLPTAKVLISFPPNPELKLASSVLKPRKHLRGPCPGSSLWPLPFEVGNLPSTHRKIKAKGKFKARLCDRPKAETCLMKTDFQDPCP is encoded by the exons ATGCAGGGCCCCGGCGCCTCCCTGCTTCTGAGCGTGGGGGAGCTGGGGGCCGCGCCCCGGAGTTCTGCTGCCTGGTTCTGCCGGGAGGGCGGCCCGGTGTGCAGCTGGCGGCGGAAGCCGCAGTCTACGGAGTCACGCACCAGAACCTCCGCCCCATGGCCGTGTGCGCACCACACCGAGTTCCAGCCTCCCGAGAAGCCGCCGGGACCTGGGCCTGCCTCCGCCCGTCCCGAGGGGGCTCGCGCAGGCCGCAAACGCGGGGCCAGGAGCCCCGCCGCTGCGCGCGGCCTAAGCCGCGCGTTCGAGTTGCCGGCCTACGGCATCCACGCGCAGAGCACCGAGGATCTCTGCCGTTTCAGGTCCCCGCACACCTCGGCCCTGGATGATGCCCAGTCACAGGAGGATGAGGCCCGTTGCGGCCTGCCTATCCTGGTCGGAGGTGGTGGAGAGGACGAGatgacttggg GTTCCCTTGTCCTCTGGCAAGGATTCTCCAAGGCGTCTCACCACATGGGCCGGCTCAGAAACGCCAGGATCCACGTGGAGAGAGCTGTCAAG CAGAAGAAGATCTTTATGATCCAAGGCCGCTACCCAGTGATACGGTGCCTCTTGCGCCGGAGAGGCTGGGTGGAGAAGAAGATGGTCCATCACTCAGGCACCACCCTGCCGCCACCCCAGAAGGATCTGGATAGCTCAGTAATGG AGGATGAAGATGAGGACGAGGCATTTCGGCCACCACAGCTGTTTGACTTTGATGATGTACTGGAATTTGATGATCTAGATGGGACACATGCTCTGATG TCCCGCATGGTTCGGAACGAGATCCCCTATTTCATCTGGACCACTCGGCGGGACGTGTTGGACTGTCAAATCCTCTCCAAGGATCAGATGATAAACCACTATGCCCGGGCTGGCTCCTTTACCACAAAG GTGGGTCTGTGTCTCAATCTCCGGAATTTGCCGTGGTTTGATGAGGCTGATGCTGACTCCTTCTTTCCACGCTGCTACCGCCTGGGTGCTGAGGATGACAAAAAGGCCTTCATAG AGGACTTCTGGCTGACAGCTGCCCGCAACGTTCTCAAGCTGGTGGTGAAGTCCGAATGGAAGTCGTTCTCTATCcaggcagaagaggaagaggcaccAG GAGACAAGCAGCccaagaaacaggagaaaaagccAGCGACAGTGTCCCCAGAGTTTGTGGATGAGGCTTTGTGTGCCTGTGAGGAGCACCTTAGCAACCTGGCTCACATGGACATCGACAAGGGCCTGGAGGCACCACTGTACCTCAGCCCTGAGGGCTGGTCCCTCTTCCTCCAGCGCTACTACCAAGTGGTCCA CGAGGGGGCAGAGCTCAGGCACCTCGACACTCAGATCCAGCGCTGTGAGGACATCCTGCAGCAGCTGCGGGCCGTGGTGCCGCAGATAGACATGGAAGGAGATCGCAACGTCTGGATCGTGAAGCCGGGAGCCAAGTCCCGAGGACGAG GCATCATGTGTATGGACCACTTGGAGGAGATGCTGAAGCTGGTAGACGGCAACCCCATGATGATGAAGGACGGCAAGTGGGTGGTACAGAAGTATATTGAGCGTCCCCTGCTCATCTTTGGCACCAAGTTTGACCTGAGACAGTGGTTCCTGGTGACTGACTGGAACCCACTTACCGTGTGGTTCTACCGTGACAGCTACATTCGCTTCTCCACACAGCCCTTCTCCTTGAAGAACCTGGACAA CTCAGTGCACCTGTGCAACAACTCCATCCAGAAGCACCTGGAGAATTCATGCCATCGACACCCGCTGCTGCCCTCAGACAACATGTGGTCAAGCCAGAAGTTCCAGGCCCACCTGCAGGAGATGGGGGCCCCAAACGCTTGGTCCACCATCATCGTGCCTGGCATGAAGGCTGCTGTGATCCATGCCCTACAGACCTCCCAGGACACTGTGCAGTGCCGGAAGGCCAGCTTCGAGCTTTACGGTGCTGACTTTGTGTTTGGTGAGGACTTCCAGCCCTGGCTCATTGAGATCAATGCCAGCCCCACCATGGCCCCCTCCACGGCTGTCACCGCCCGGCTCTGTGCAGGTGTGCAAGCTGACACCCTGCGTGTGGTTATTGACCGGCGGCTAGACCGCAACTGCGACACGGGAGCCTTCGAGCTCATCTACAAGCAG CCTGCCGTGGAGGTACCCCAGTATGTGGGTATCCGACTCCTAGTAGAGGGCTCCACCATCAAGAAGCCCCTGGCAATGTGTCACCGGCAGATGGGGGTCCGCCCAGCACTCCCTCACCTGCTGACCCAGCGAGCCTCTGGGGAAGGCAAGGATTTGGGGACTGTTACTCACAGGTCAGCTCCTAGGAAGGTTGCTGGGGCCAGGAGCCTGGGGCACACTGAGAAGCCAGACTCCACTGCCACCACCTCGGCCCccggaaaggggaagaaaggcaaGGCGAAATGTGCCTCGGCCCTGGTCTACCCCAATCTCCGGAAGTGGGAACCCCCCAGCACCAGGATGGGCTGCATTTTCACCATGACCTTTGCTAGTGGGGACAGGCAACCCCACCCCTTGAACAGATTGCCATTGAGTCTGAAGAACCCCCAAGCCCTGG CCCCTTACCACTTCCCCAGCCTTCACACCAAGGCCGGGCTGCCTTCTCATGTGCTCCGATCCCAGGGGCGGGTCCTCAGACTGCAGCGCAGCAAGTTGGTGGGCTCTAAGGCCCTGTCAACCACAGGCAAGGCCTTGATGACTCTACCTACCGCCAAGGTTTTGATTTCCTTTCCACCTAACCCTGAGCTCAAGTTGGCATCCAGCGTCCTGAAACCAAGAAAG CACCTTCGTGGTCCCTGTCCTGGAAGTTCCTTGTGGCCTCTACCCTTCGAAGTTGGAAATCTTCCTAGCACCCACAGAAAGATCAAGGCCAAAGGCAAGTTCAAGGCCAGACTCTGTGACAGACCCAAGGCTGAGACATGCCTCATGAAGACAGACTTCCAGGACCCCTGTCCTTGA
- the TTLL3 gene encoding tubulin monoglycylase TTLL3 isoform X8, whose protein sequence is MGRLRNARIHVERAVKQKKIFMIQGRYPVIRCLLRRRGWVEKKMVHHSGTTLPPPQKDLDSSVMGDSDTTEGEDEDEDEAFRPPQLFDFDDVLEFDDLDGTHALMSRMVRNEIPYFIWTTRRDVLDCQILSKDQMINHYARAGSFTTKVGLCLNLRNLPWFDEADADSFFPRCYRLGAEDDKKAFIEDFWLTAARNVLKLVVKSEWKSFSIQAEEEEAPGDKQPKKQEKKPATVSPEFVDEALCACEEHLSNLAHMDIDKGLEAPLYLSPEGWSLFLQRYYQVVHEGAELRHLDTQIQRCEDILQQLRAVVPQIDMEGDRNVWIVKPGAKSRGRGIMCMDHLEEMLKLVDGNPMMMKDGKWVVQKYIERPLLIFGTKFDLRQWFLVTDWNPLTVWFYRDSYIRFSTQPFSLKNLDNSVHLCNNSIQKHLENSCHRHPLLPSDNMWSSQKFQAHLQEMGAPNAWSTIIVPGMKAAVIHALQTSQDTVQCRKASFELYGADFVFGEDFQPWLIEINASPTMAPSTAVTARLCAGVQADTLRVVIDRRLDRNCDTGAFELIYKQPAVEVPQYVGIRLLVEGSTIKKPLAMCHRQMGVRPALPHLLTQRASGEGKDLGTVTHRSAPRKVAGARSLGHTEKPDSTATTSAPGKGKKGKAKCASALVYPNLRKWEPPSTRMGCIFTMTFASGDRQPHPLNRLPLSLKNPQALAPYHFPSLHTKAGLPSHVLRSQGRVLRLQRSKLVGSKALSTTGKALMTLPTAKVLISFPPNPELKLASSVLKPRKHLRGPCPGSSLWPLPFEVGNLPSTHRKIKAKGKFKARLCDRPKAETCLMKTDFQDPCP, encoded by the exons ATGGGCCGGCTCAGAAACGCCAGGATCCACGTGGAGAGAGCTGTCAAG CAGAAGAAGATCTTTATGATCCAAGGCCGCTACCCAGTGATACGGTGCCTCTTGCGCCGGAGAGGCTGGGTGGAGAAGAAGATGGTCCATCACTCAGGCACCACCCTGCCGCCACCCCAGAAGGATCTGGATAGCTCAGTAATGGGTGATAGTGACACCACTGAGGGTG AGGATGAAGATGAGGACGAGGCATTTCGGCCACCACAGCTGTTTGACTTTGATGATGTACTGGAATTTGATGATCTAGATGGGACACATGCTCTGATG TCCCGCATGGTTCGGAACGAGATCCCCTATTTCATCTGGACCACTCGGCGGGACGTGTTGGACTGTCAAATCCTCTCCAAGGATCAGATGATAAACCACTATGCCCGGGCTGGCTCCTTTACCACAAAG GTGGGTCTGTGTCTCAATCTCCGGAATTTGCCGTGGTTTGATGAGGCTGATGCTGACTCCTTCTTTCCACGCTGCTACCGCCTGGGTGCTGAGGATGACAAAAAGGCCTTCATAG AGGACTTCTGGCTGACAGCTGCCCGCAACGTTCTCAAGCTGGTGGTGAAGTCCGAATGGAAGTCGTTCTCTATCcaggcagaagaggaagaggcaccAG GAGACAAGCAGCccaagaaacaggagaaaaagccAGCGACAGTGTCCCCAGAGTTTGTGGATGAGGCTTTGTGTGCCTGTGAGGAGCACCTTAGCAACCTGGCTCACATGGACATCGACAAGGGCCTGGAGGCACCACTGTACCTCAGCCCTGAGGGCTGGTCCCTCTTCCTCCAGCGCTACTACCAAGTGGTCCA CGAGGGGGCAGAGCTCAGGCACCTCGACACTCAGATCCAGCGCTGTGAGGACATCCTGCAGCAGCTGCGGGCCGTGGTGCCGCAGATAGACATGGAAGGAGATCGCAACGTCTGGATCGTGAAGCCGGGAGCCAAGTCCCGAGGACGAG GCATCATGTGTATGGACCACTTGGAGGAGATGCTGAAGCTGGTAGACGGCAACCCCATGATGATGAAGGACGGCAAGTGGGTGGTACAGAAGTATATTGAGCGTCCCCTGCTCATCTTTGGCACCAAGTTTGACCTGAGACAGTGGTTCCTGGTGACTGACTGGAACCCACTTACCGTGTGGTTCTACCGTGACAGCTACATTCGCTTCTCCACACAGCCCTTCTCCTTGAAGAACCTGGACAA CTCAGTGCACCTGTGCAACAACTCCATCCAGAAGCACCTGGAGAATTCATGCCATCGACACCCGCTGCTGCCCTCAGACAACATGTGGTCAAGCCAGAAGTTCCAGGCCCACCTGCAGGAGATGGGGGCCCCAAACGCTTGGTCCACCATCATCGTGCCTGGCATGAAGGCTGCTGTGATCCATGCCCTACAGACCTCCCAGGACACTGTGCAGTGCCGGAAGGCCAGCTTCGAGCTTTACGGTGCTGACTTTGTGTTTGGTGAGGACTTCCAGCCCTGGCTCATTGAGATCAATGCCAGCCCCACCATGGCCCCCTCCACGGCTGTCACCGCCCGGCTCTGTGCAGGTGTGCAAGCTGACACCCTGCGTGTGGTTATTGACCGGCGGCTAGACCGCAACTGCGACACGGGAGCCTTCGAGCTCATCTACAAGCAG CCTGCCGTGGAGGTACCCCAGTATGTGGGTATCCGACTCCTAGTAGAGGGCTCCACCATCAAGAAGCCCCTGGCAATGTGTCACCGGCAGATGGGGGTCCGCCCAGCACTCCCTCACCTGCTGACCCAGCGAGCCTCTGGGGAAGGCAAGGATTTGGGGACTGTTACTCACAGGTCAGCTCCTAGGAAGGTTGCTGGGGCCAGGAGCCTGGGGCACACTGAGAAGCCAGACTCCACTGCCACCACCTCGGCCCccggaaaggggaagaaaggcaaGGCGAAATGTGCCTCGGCCCTGGTCTACCCCAATCTCCGGAAGTGGGAACCCCCCAGCACCAGGATGGGCTGCATTTTCACCATGACCTTTGCTAGTGGGGACAGGCAACCCCACCCCTTGAACAGATTGCCATTGAGTCTGAAGAACCCCCAAGCCCTGG CCCCTTACCACTTCCCCAGCCTTCACACCAAGGCCGGGCTGCCTTCTCATGTGCTCCGATCCCAGGGGCGGGTCCTCAGACTGCAGCGCAGCAAGTTGGTGGGCTCTAAGGCCCTGTCAACCACAGGCAAGGCCTTGATGACTCTACCTACCGCCAAGGTTTTGATTTCCTTTCCACCTAACCCTGAGCTCAAGTTGGCATCCAGCGTCCTGAAACCAAGAAAG CACCTTCGTGGTCCCTGTCCTGGAAGTTCCTTGTGGCCTCTACCCTTCGAAGTTGGAAATCTTCCTAGCACCCACAGAAAGATCAAGGCCAAAGGCAAGTTCAAGGCCAGACTCTGTGACAGACCCAAGGCTGAGACATGCCTCATGAAGACAGACTTCCAGGACCCCTGTCCTTGA